TCCCTGGTACTCCACGAAGAGCAGGCCCCCGAGCGATGGATCGATGTCGCGGACGCGCGCCCCGTGGAAGGCGCTCGACCGGGCCACGTCGAGGAGCGACTGGGAGACGAGCTCGACCGCGCACGGGGAGGTGTCGACGAGCGCGGGTACGGCATCGATAGCCGCGTGCATGTCGGGGAACCCCACGACCCCCAGGACACGCACGGCCGGCAGCTCGTCGAGGGTGACCTCGACCGACGTCATGAGCGCGAGCGTCCCGTCCGAGCCGGCCAGCAGCTTCGCCGGGTTGGGATGGGGGACGCACAGGTGCTCGAGCTGGTAGCCGGACCCGCGGCGGGCGAGGGTCCGGAACCGGTCGTCGAGCAGCGGCGTGGTCTCGTCGCGGATGCGCAGCAGGTCGGCGCGTAGACGGTCCGGGAGCCGGTCCATCGTGGGTCCGAACGTCACCCGGCTCCCGTCGGCGAGGACGGCGTCCGCCGTCCGGACGTGGTCGACCGCCGCCCCGTAGACGATGGAGTGGGTGCCGCCCGCGTTCGTGCCGACGACCCCGCCCAGCGTGCACTGACGCTTCGTGGCCGGGTCGGGTCCGAACTCGAGGCCGTGGACCCGCAGGGCCCGGTTCAGCTGCCACCAGGTGACGCCGGGCTGCACGCGGGCCGTGCGCGCCTCGGGTTCGATCGACTCGATCCGGTCGAGCAGGGAGAGGTCGAGCTGGAGCCCGGCCCCCACGCACTGGCCCGAGAGCGAGGTGCCGGCGCCCCGGGCGGTGATAGGCACGGAATGCTCCCGGCAGGTCTGTACGACCGCCGCGATGTCGTCGGGCTCCGCCGGACGCGCCACCGCGAACGGCTCGATCCGGTACGGCGAGGCGTCCGTCGCGTAGAGGGCGCGGGCGATGCGGTCCGTCCGGACGTCGCCGCGCATCCGCGAACGCAGCACCTGGGCGAAGGCCTCACGGTCGACGCCGGCGAGGGTGCTCAACGTCCGAACACGTTCGTCGGCCGGCCGCGCACGCCCGGTCGCGCGCGCCACAGGCCCCCGGACCCCGGCTCCCCCTCGGTGGCGGCGGTGGTGATGTACAGGTCGGTCAGATCCGCACCCCCGAACGCGCAAGACGTCACCTTCGAGACCGGGAGGGAGATGGCGTCCACGCGCTCACCGTCCGGGGTGAAGCGGACGACGGACGACCCTCCCCAGAGGGCCACCCACAGGTGACCCTCACCGTCGACGGTCAGCCCGTCCGGGACGGTCAGCGGGTCCCAGCTGTGGGGGAGCGAGACGAGGTCGCGGCGCCCGCCGAGCGCACCGTCGTCGGACACCTCGAACGCGTGCACGGTGAAGCGGAGGGAGTCGACGAAGTACATCGTCCGGCCGTCCGGGCTCCAGTCGATCCCGTTCGGGAGCCTGACCCCGTCGAGGTGGAGGGCGATCGTGCCGTCCAGGTCGAGCGTGTACAGAGCGCCGCGCTCCCCAGCGAAG
Above is a genomic segment from Actinomycetota bacterium containing:
- a CDS encoding SMP-30/gluconolactonase/LRE family protein, whose protein sequence is MNGPELVVDVSNETGEGPLWHAGSVWWVDIPPGVLHRYDPHADSLSTTPIGRFASALAPRPDGSLVCAVKDGFVVIGEDGSVSEWVSHHPEDFPARTNDAAVDAHGRFWFGRVPLDFAGERGALYTLDLDGTIALHLDGVRLPNGIDWSPDGRTMYFVDSLRFTVHAFEVSDDGALGGRRDLVSLPHSWDPLTVPDGLTVDGEGHLWVALWGGSSVVRFTPDGERVDAISLPVSKVTSCAFGGADLTDLYITTAATEGEPGSGGLWRARPGVRGRPTNVFGR
- a CDS encoding FAD-binding oxidoreductase, giving the protein MSTLAGVDREAFAQVLRSRMRGDVRTDRIARALYATDASPYRIEPFAVARPAEPDDIAAVVQTCREHSVPITARGAGTSLSGQCVGAGLQLDLSLLDRIESIEPEARTARVQPGVTWWQLNRALRVHGLEFGPDPATKRQCTLGGVVGTNAGGTHSIVYGAAVDHVRTADAVLADGSRVTFGPTMDRLPDRLRADLLRIRDETTPLLDDRFRTLARRGSGYQLEHLCVPHPNPAKLLAGSDGTLALMTSVEVTLDELPAVRVLGVVGFPDMHAAIDAVPALVDTSPCAVELVSQSLLDVARSSAFHGARVRDIDPSLGGLLFVEYQGASLAEAEAGLDRMERVVAGAPFVGRYTDVLAATAMWEVREAGVGAL